One window of Burkholderia thailandensis E264 genomic DNA carries:
- the bamB gene encoding outer membrane protein assembly factor BamB gives MNLLKRYAAPVACAAAVLVLAACSSTKDARRVPTPLTEFKPVLDVQQVWKASVGKGGRYSFSPVAVGDAVYVAGANGSVEKIDAKTGQEVWRTKIGSDLSAGVGSDGNLTAVGALKGGVFVLGPDGKQLWKTAVQGEIFSPPLVGNGLVIVRTIDGRVIAFAAQTGEQKWTYRNRAVPLNLRVSAGMTFAGDAAVLAGFPGGGLVALNLQTGEPFWQTPVSFPKGVTEVERINDVTGAPTLVGAETCAVTFQGQLGCFDANSGRPLWEKAFSSRSGVAQDDAVVVGGDDWSVVSAYDVATGKELWRNDKLKSRDVGVPYLLGRAVVLGDYKGFVHFLSRDDGAFVARMKTDGSAIAAAPVLAGNTLVVLTQDGGVYGFRPR, from the coding sequence ATGAATCTGCTGAAACGTTACGCTGCACCCGTTGCCTGCGCGGCGGCCGTCCTGGTTCTCGCGGCCTGTTCGTCAACGAAGGACGCGCGCCGCGTGCCGACGCCGCTCACCGAGTTCAAACCCGTGCTCGACGTGCAGCAAGTGTGGAAGGCGAGCGTCGGCAAGGGCGGCCGCTACTCGTTCTCGCCCGTCGCGGTGGGCGACGCCGTGTATGTCGCCGGCGCGAACGGTTCGGTCGAGAAGATCGACGCGAAGACGGGCCAGGAAGTCTGGCGCACGAAGATCGGCTCCGATCTGTCGGCGGGCGTCGGCAGCGACGGCAACCTGACCGCGGTCGGCGCGCTGAAGGGCGGCGTGTTCGTACTCGGCCCGGACGGCAAGCAGCTGTGGAAGACCGCGGTGCAAGGCGAGATTTTCTCGCCGCCGCTCGTCGGCAACGGCCTCGTGATCGTGCGCACGATTGACGGCCGGGTGATCGCGTTCGCCGCGCAGACGGGCGAGCAGAAGTGGACTTACCGCAACCGCGCGGTGCCGCTCAATCTGCGCGTGTCGGCCGGCATGACGTTCGCGGGCGACGCCGCGGTGCTCGCGGGCTTCCCGGGCGGCGGCCTCGTCGCGCTGAACCTGCAGACGGGCGAGCCGTTCTGGCAGACGCCCGTGTCGTTCCCGAAGGGCGTGACCGAAGTCGAGCGGATCAACGACGTAACGGGCGCGCCGACGCTCGTCGGCGCCGAGACGTGCGCAGTGACGTTCCAGGGCCAGCTCGGCTGCTTCGATGCGAACTCGGGCCGTCCGCTGTGGGAGAAAGCGTTTTCTAGCCGCAGCGGCGTCGCACAGGACGATGCGGTTGTCGTGGGCGGCGACGACTGGTCGGTCGTGTCGGCTTACGACGTCGCGACGGGCAAGGAGCTTTGGCGCAACGACAAGCTGAAGAGCCGCGACGTCGGCGTGCCGTACCTGCTCGGCCGCGCGGTCGTGCTCGGCGATTACAAGGGCTTCGTGCACTTCCTGTCGCGCGACGATGGCGCGTTCGTCGCCCGGATGAAGACGGACGGCAGCGCGATCGCCGCGGCGCCCGTGCTCGCCGGCAACACGCTCGTCGTGCTGACGCAGGACGGCGGCGTGTACGGTTTCCGTCCGCGCTAA
- the der gene encoding ribosome biogenesis GTPase Der, with amino-acid sequence MKPVIALVGRPNVGKSTLFNRLTRSRDALVADLPGLTRDRHYGEGRVGARPYLVVDTGGFEPVAKDGILHEMARQTRQAVEEADVVVFIVDGRNGLAPQDKSIADYLRKTGRPIFLVVNKAEGMKYTAVASDFYELGLGDPRAISAAHGDGVTDMINEALEVAYAGQPEESEEDAAARGIKIAIVGRPNVGKSTLVNTLIGEDRVIAFDMPGTTRDSIYVDFERNGKQYTLIDTAGLRRRGKVFEAIEKFSVVKTLQSISDANVVILLLDAQQDISDQDAHIAGFVVEQGRALVVGVNKWDGLDPHVRERTKADLARKLKFLEFAKFHFISAAEKTGIGALMRSVDDAYAAAMKKLPTPKLTRALIDAVEFQQPRRRGPVRPKLRYAHQGGQNPPIIVIHGNALDAVTETYKRYLENRFRETFSLTGTPLRIEFRSSTNPYADKD; translated from the coding sequence ATGAAACCGGTCATTGCCCTCGTTGGGCGCCCCAATGTGGGGAAATCCACGCTGTTCAACCGGCTCACGCGTTCGCGCGATGCGCTGGTCGCCGATCTGCCCGGCCTCACGCGCGATCGCCATTACGGCGAGGGGCGGGTCGGCGCGCGGCCATACCTCGTCGTCGACACGGGCGGCTTCGAGCCCGTCGCGAAAGACGGCATCCTGCACGAGATGGCGCGGCAGACGCGTCAGGCGGTCGAGGAAGCGGATGTCGTCGTGTTCATCGTCGACGGCCGCAACGGCCTCGCGCCGCAGGACAAGTCGATTGCCGATTACCTGCGCAAGACCGGCCGGCCGATCTTCCTCGTCGTCAACAAGGCCGAGGGGATGAAATACACGGCGGTCGCGTCGGATTTCTACGAGCTCGGCCTCGGTGACCCGCGCGCGATCTCGGCCGCGCACGGCGACGGCGTGACCGACATGATCAACGAGGCGCTCGAAGTCGCGTACGCGGGCCAGCCTGAGGAGAGCGAGGAAGACGCCGCCGCGCGCGGCATCAAGATCGCGATCGTCGGCCGGCCGAACGTCGGCAAGTCGACGCTCGTCAACACGCTGATCGGCGAAGACCGCGTGATCGCATTCGACATGCCGGGCACGACGCGCGATTCGATCTACGTCGATTTCGAGCGCAACGGCAAGCAGTACACGCTGATCGACACGGCGGGCCTGCGCCGTCGCGGCAAGGTGTTCGAGGCGATCGAGAAGTTCTCGGTCGTGAAGACGCTGCAGTCGATCTCCGACGCGAACGTCGTCATTCTGCTGCTCGATGCGCAGCAGGACATCTCCGATCAGGACGCGCACATCGCGGGCTTCGTCGTCGAGCAGGGGCGCGCGCTCGTGGTCGGCGTGAACAAGTGGGACGGCCTCGACCCGCACGTGCGCGAGCGCACGAAGGCGGATCTCGCGCGCAAGCTGAAATTCCTCGAGTTCGCGAAGTTCCACTTCATTTCCGCAGCGGAGAAGACGGGCATCGGAGCGCTGATGCGCTCGGTGGACGACGCTTACGCTGCCGCGATGAAGAAGCTGCCGACGCCGAAGCTCACGCGCGCGCTGATCGACGCGGTCGAGTTCCAGCAGCCGCGCCGCCGCGGCCCCGTGCGGCCGAAGCTGCGCTATGCGCACCAGGGCGGACAGAACCCGCCCATCATCGTGATCCACGGCAACGCGCTCGACGCCGTGACGGAAACGTACAAGCGCTATCTGGAGAACCGCTTCCGAGAAACTTTCTCGCTGACTGGCACTCCATTGCGCATAGAGTTCCGCTCGTCGACGAACCCTTACGCCGATAAGGACTGA
- the hfq gene encoding RNA chaperone Hfq has translation MSNKGQLLQDPFLNALRKEHVPVSIYLVNGIKLQGNIESFDQYVVLLRNTVTQMVYKHAISTVVPARPVNFHPDAEAAS, from the coding sequence ATGAGCAACAAAGGGCAATTGTTACAAGACCCGTTTTTGAACGCACTGCGTAAAGAGCACGTGCCGGTTTCGATCTATCTCGTGAACGGCATCAAGCTCCAAGGGAACATCGAATCGTTCGACCAGTACGTCGTGTTGCTCCGGAACACGGTTACCCAGATGGTTTACAAGCACGCCATTTCGACGGTCGTGCCGGCGCGTCCGGTGAACTTCCACCCGGATGCGGAAGCAGCGTCCTAA
- the hflX gene encoding GTPase HflX, protein MINAALVGIDFGKTDFEASLEELSLLASSAGAHPAVTLTGRRSSPDAALFVGSGKAEELRLACEANDVEIVIFNHALAPAQQRNLERVLNRRVVDRTSLILDIFAQRARSHEGKLQVELAQLQYLATRLIRAWTHLERQKGGIGLRGPGETQLETDRRLIGERIKMLKSRLDKLRRQHHTQRRQRARSGTMSVSLVGYTNAGKSTLFNALTKAQAYAADQLFATLDTTSRRVYLGDEVGQIVVSDTVGFIRELPHQLVAAFRATLEETIHADLLLHVVDASSAVRLEQIEQVNDVLREIGADSIRQILVFNKIDAVPELAARGGAVERDEYGNISRVFLSARTGQGLDSLRAAIAEIATAEHLVGAGPLVDAPAQPHEDHPVSEHGR, encoded by the coding sequence TTGATCAACGCAGCGTTAGTCGGCATCGATTTCGGCAAGACCGATTTCGAAGCCAGTCTCGAAGAACTCAGCCTGCTCGCCTCCAGCGCGGGCGCCCATCCCGCCGTCACGCTGACGGGCCGCCGCTCCAGTCCCGACGCCGCACTGTTCGTCGGCAGCGGCAAAGCCGAGGAACTGCGGCTTGCCTGTGAAGCGAACGACGTCGAAATCGTCATCTTCAATCACGCGCTCGCGCCCGCCCAGCAACGCAATCTGGAGCGGGTGCTTAATCGGCGTGTCGTCGATCGCACGAGCCTGATTCTCGACATCTTCGCGCAACGCGCGCGCAGCCACGAAGGCAAGCTGCAGGTCGAGCTCGCGCAGCTGCAATACCTCGCGACCCGCCTGATTCGGGCCTGGACTCACCTCGAACGGCAAAAGGGCGGTATCGGCCTGCGCGGCCCCGGCGAAACGCAGCTCGAAACCGATCGCCGGCTGATCGGCGAGCGCATCAAGATGCTGAAGTCGCGGCTCGACAAGCTGCGCCGCCAGCATCACACGCAGCGCCGGCAGCGCGCACGCAGCGGCACGATGTCGGTGTCGCTCGTCGGCTACACGAACGCGGGCAAATCGACGCTCTTCAATGCGCTGACGAAAGCGCAGGCGTACGCGGCCGACCAGTTGTTCGCGACGCTCGACACGACGTCGCGACGCGTGTATCTCGGCGACGAGGTCGGGCAGATCGTCGTGTCCGATACCGTCGGCTTCATTCGCGAGCTGCCGCACCAACTCGTCGCGGCGTTTCGCGCGACGCTCGAGGAGACGATCCACGCGGATCTGCTGCTGCACGTCGTCGACGCGTCGAGCGCGGTGCGGCTCGAGCAAATCGAGCAGGTCAACGATGTGCTGCGCGAAATCGGGGCGGACTCGATCCGTCAAATTCTCGTGTTCAACAAGATCGATGCGGTGCCCGAGCTCGCGGCCCGAGGCGGCGCGGTCGAGCGGGACGAGTATGGTAATATTTCGCGCGTCTTTTTGAGCGCGCGCACGGGCCAGGGTCTGGATTCGCTGCGTGCCGCCATCGCCGAAATCGCTACCGCGGAACATCTTGTCGGCGCCGGGCCGCTTGTCGACGCGCCGGCGCAACCACACGAAGACCACCCGGTTTCCGAACACGGGCGCTGA
- the hflK gene encoding FtsH protease activity modulator HflK, which translates to MRALLSINDPRWGRGGNGDKPRANESKRPNGRDDGPPDLDEMWRNFNRRLSGWFGGKGGGNNGFRPDNGRAARVGVGIVAGVLIAIYLGSGIFIVQDGQTGVVLRFGEYKGSVGDGVHWRLPYPFESHEIVDTAQVRSIEIGRNNVVRLANVKDASMLTRDADIVDVRFAVQYRIGSPTDYLFRAVDPERSVSQAAQAAVREIVGAKRADDVLAQDRDALRDALAKTIQRDLDRYRTGLVVTGVTVQSVAPPEQVQAAVDDIAKARQDSEAAKNAAQAYASELLPRAQGDAAKMVDDAKSYAERVVARAEGDAERFKQVYAQYSKAPAVIRERMYLETMQEIYSNTTKVYVGNKAGNSVLYLPLDKIVETGRQRAADAASAAAATPASGAQAQTSAPAFAAPASAAAAASMPRAAAPAAASPASGSDSLRSREAFRSRSRTDDLQ; encoded by the coding sequence ATGCGCGCCTTGCTGTCGATCAACGATCCCCGCTGGGGACGCGGCGGCAACGGCGACAAGCCGCGCGCGAACGAATCGAAGCGCCCGAACGGCCGCGACGACGGCCCCCCGGATCTCGACGAAATGTGGCGGAACTTCAACCGCCGCCTGAGCGGCTGGTTCGGCGGCAAGGGCGGCGGCAACAATGGCTTTCGTCCCGACAACGGACGTGCCGCGCGCGTCGGCGTCGGCATTGTCGCGGGCGTGCTGATCGCAATCTACCTCGGCAGCGGCATCTTCATCGTCCAGGACGGCCAGACGGGCGTCGTGCTGCGCTTCGGCGAATACAAGGGCTCGGTCGGCGACGGCGTTCACTGGCGTCTGCCGTATCCGTTCGAATCGCACGAGATCGTTGACACCGCGCAGGTGCGCTCGATCGAGATCGGCCGCAACAACGTCGTGCGGCTCGCGAACGTGAAGGACGCGTCGATGCTCACGCGCGACGCCGACATCGTCGACGTGCGTTTCGCCGTTCAATATCGGATCGGGTCCCCGACCGATTACCTGTTCCGTGCGGTCGACCCCGAGCGCAGCGTGTCGCAGGCCGCGCAGGCGGCGGTGCGTGAGATCGTCGGCGCAAAGCGCGCGGACGACGTGCTCGCGCAGGATCGCGACGCGTTGCGCGACGCGCTCGCGAAGACGATCCAGCGCGACCTCGACCGCTATCGCACGGGCCTCGTCGTGACCGGCGTGACCGTGCAGAGCGTCGCGCCGCCCGAGCAGGTGCAGGCCGCCGTCGACGACATCGCGAAGGCGCGCCAGGACAGCGAGGCCGCGAAGAACGCCGCGCAGGCGTATGCGAGCGAATTGCTGCCGCGGGCGCAGGGCGACGCGGCGAAGATGGTCGACGACGCGAAGTCGTACGCCGAGCGCGTCGTCGCGCGGGCCGAGGGCGACGCGGAGCGTTTCAAGCAGGTCTACGCTCAATACTCGAAAGCGCCTGCGGTGATCCGCGAGCGGATGTACCTCGAGACGATGCAGGAGATCTATTCGAACACGACGAAGGTGTACGTCGGCAACAAGGCGGGCAACAGCGTGCTGTATCTGCCGCTCGACAAGATCGTCGAGACGGGCCGCCAGCGTGCGGCCGACGCGGCGAGCGCCGCCGCCGCGACGCCCGCGAGCGGCGCGCAGGCGCAAACGTCCGCCCCCGCGTTTGCCGCGCCGGCATCGGCCGCGGCTGCCGCGAGCATGCCGCGTGCGGCGGCGCCTGCCGCCGCGAGCCCGGCGTCCGGCAGCGATTCGCTGCGCTCGCGCGAGGCGTTTCGCAGCCGTTCGCGCACCGACGATCTGCAGTAA
- the hflC gene encoding protease modulator HflC gives MNRIIALVVAIVIVVLAASSTVLVVDPRHTAVLSSRDGAAPKLAGPGLHFKLPQPLQTATLVDVRVQTLDSADPLSLATQDKSDVLVSPVVKYRITDVLKYYRETGGAPRNEAERLSAAVRGALGAAFAKRDLDDALGSQRAIADDAKLALQAGATSLGIDIVDVQLARVDLPAAQADGAYQRMTAELQRAAERERAEGAAQAEEIKADAARQQQTILAEGYKSAQSIKGEGDAKAASIAADAFGRDPQFYQFYASLQAYRNSFKPNDVIVVDPDSEFFRFMRGPTGGAAAPAAAARNR, from the coding sequence ATGAACCGAATCATCGCGCTCGTCGTAGCGATCGTCATCGTCGTGCTGGCGGCCTCGTCGACGGTGCTCGTCGTCGATCCGCGCCACACGGCCGTGCTGTCTTCCCGCGACGGCGCCGCGCCGAAGCTCGCCGGCCCCGGCCTGCATTTCAAGTTGCCGCAGCCGCTGCAGACGGCGACGCTCGTCGACGTCCGCGTGCAGACGCTCGACTCCGCCGATCCGCTGAGCCTCGCGACCCAGGACAAGAGCGACGTGCTCGTGAGTCCCGTCGTCAAGTACCGGATCACCGACGTGCTCAAGTACTACAGGGAGACGGGCGGTGCGCCGCGCAACGAGGCTGAACGCCTGTCGGCGGCGGTCAGGGGCGCGCTCGGCGCCGCGTTTGCGAAGCGCGATCTCGACGACGCGCTCGGCAGCCAGCGCGCGATCGCCGACGACGCGAAGCTCGCGCTGCAGGCCGGCGCAACGTCGCTCGGCATCGACATCGTCGACGTGCAACTGGCGCGCGTCGACTTGCCCGCCGCGCAGGCGGACGGCGCGTATCAGCGGATGACGGCCGAGTTGCAGCGCGCGGCCGAGCGCGAGCGCGCGGAAGGCGCGGCGCAGGCGGAAGAGATCAAGGCGGACGCGGCACGGCAGCAGCAGACGATCCTCGCGGAGGGTTACAAGTCCGCGCAGTCGATCAAGGGCGAGGGCGACGCGAAGGCCGCGTCGATCGCCGCCGACGCGTTCGGCCGCGATCCGCAGTTCTATCAGTTCTACGCGAGCCTGCAGGCGTATCGGAACAGCTTCAAGCCGAACGACGTGATCGTCGTCGATCCGGACAGCGAGTTCTTCCGCTTCATGCGCGGCCCGACGGGCGGCGCCGCAGCGCCGGCTGCCGCTGCCCGTAACCGTTGA
- a CDS encoding DUF2065 domain-containing protein, whose translation MDLAGSLLLALALMLIIEGAFPFVFPSAWRDTFRRIAERPPHHIRIGGFIVMALGLALLLLVT comes from the coding sequence ATGGATCTCGCTGGCTCGTTACTGCTCGCTCTCGCGCTGATGCTCATCATCGAGGGCGCCTTTCCGTTCGTGTTTCCGAGCGCGTGGCGCGACACGTTCCGTAGAATAGCGGAGCGGCCCCCGCACCATATCCGGATCGGCGGGTTCATCGTGATGGCGCTCGGGCTTGCGTTGCTTCTGCTCGTCACCTGA